Genomic DNA from Novipirellula galeiformis:
AATCGATCATCGTCAGCACGTTGGGCGAGCTGATTTCGTACTGAAGGCTCAGTCCGATCACGTCGAAATCGGCAAGCGAGGTGAACGTTTCGAGCGAATAGAGCGGGATTTCGTGTTTTCGCAGCAACGCTTCCATATCCGGCCACGGCGTGAACACGCGTTCGGCACACCAATCCGCGCGGCGATTCATCAGCGAATACAGGACTTGTAGTCCATGATGGCTCATCCCGATCGTGTAAGCATCGGGAAACCCTAGGCACAAACGGCCTCGCAATTGGCGATGATCTTTAACGACAATGTTTCGCTCCCCCCCGACATATTGGGCGGGCGTCTGAACATGCGGCCAAACCCGGGACTCTAGCAATCGGCGGCGCGGGTGATTAATCATAGTCGCTGAATTCCGTTCCTTGTCAGGTAGGGTGATCGCGGCTTCATCGCTAAAGTAGATGAAGTATCGATAAGCAATGGATCGAGCTCAATTGATTGACTTGGGCTTAATCTAAAACCATAACAAAATAGAAGGGGATTTGCGTGAGCGATTTTGAAACGGTGGGCAAGGTCAGTGACTTTGAAGAAGGCGTCGGACGCGCGGTTCCGGTTGCTGGCCGAATGGTCGCGATCTTTCGCAAGGGCGAGGAGTGGTACGCGATCGACGACCTGTGTCCTCACATGGGAGCCTCGTTGGCCGAAGGCCATGTCGATCCCGAAACCGACGTGGTGACCTGTCCCTGGCACGCATGGCGCTTC
This window encodes:
- a CDS encoding Rieske (2Fe-2S) protein encodes the protein MSDFETVGKVSDFEEGVGRAVPVAGRMVAIFRKGEEWYAIDDLCPHMGASLAEGHVDPETDVVTCPWHAWRFCIHDGTWEDNPRVKVDCFEVKVVGDDVQVREK